From a single Miscanthus floridulus cultivar M001 chromosome 8, ASM1932011v1, whole genome shotgun sequence genomic region:
- the LOC136474720 gene encoding uncharacterized protein produces MYKHAPVQDYDMGAAQEKTTSTGLISRFHLIVNLFIQLTSEALFRVGFRVILLTVVQGVHLIASRVMQTGASLLSFGMFPDMSATKTVVHFFIHKLMVGIFCIIFPANKVIQCCIFAEVIFSVQLFKLCNMKQYPL; encoded by the exons ATGTACAAGCATGCTCCCGTGCAG GACTATGACATGGGGGCTGCACAGGAGAAGACAACATCGACAGGATTAATATCAAG ATTCCATCTTATAGTAAATTTGTTTATACAACTGACTTCTGAAGCACTATTTCGGGTTGGCTTCCGAGT CATATTACTTACAGTAGTCCAGGGAGTTCATCTAATAGCATCAAGGGTGATGCAGACAGGAGCTTCTTTGTTGAGCTTTGGGATGTTTCCGGACATGAGCGCTACAAAGACTGTCGTTCACTTTTTTATTCACAAATTAATGGTAGGTATTTTCTGCATCATTTTTCCTGCCAATAAAGTAATCCAATGCTGCATCTTTGCAGAAGTCATTTTTTCTGTGCAGCTATTTAAACTGTGTAATATGAAACAATATCCCCTTTGA